One stretch of Hymenobacter chitinivorans DSM 11115 DNA includes these proteins:
- a CDS encoding queuosine precursor transporter: MKTFAHKKNQLYLVLSGIFIVNALLAEIIGVKIFSLEPLIGRPDNLTAGVLIWPVVFVTTDIINEYFGKEGVLRVSYLTAALILFAFLVIYATTKLPPAAFWLEVNNKDPQGQPINIDFAYQMIFRQGLGIIAGSLTAFAIGQVLDATVFQALRRATKGRYVWLRATGSTLVSQLVDSFVVLFVAFYVFGNWSFDQVLDVANTNYWYKFAAAILLTPVLYLAHFLIDRYLGAEETVELQQEAAADVSV, translated from the coding sequence TACTTAGTCCTCAGCGGTATTTTTATCGTCAATGCCCTGCTGGCCGAAATTATTGGCGTCAAGATTTTTTCCCTGGAACCCCTCATCGGCCGGCCCGACAACCTGACGGCGGGCGTCCTGATCTGGCCCGTGGTATTCGTCACCACCGACATCATCAACGAGTACTTCGGCAAGGAAGGCGTGCTGCGGGTGAGCTACCTCACGGCCGCCCTGATTCTGTTTGCCTTCCTAGTCATTTATGCCACCACCAAGCTGCCCCCGGCCGCTTTCTGGCTCGAGGTCAACAATAAGGACCCCCAGGGCCAGCCCATCAATATCGACTTTGCCTACCAGATGATTTTCCGCCAGGGCCTGGGCATTATTGCCGGCTCGCTGACGGCCTTTGCCATCGGGCAGGTGCTCGATGCCACCGTGTTTCAGGCCCTGCGCCGCGCCACCAAGGGCCGCTACGTGTGGCTGCGCGCCACCGGCTCCACGCTCGTCTCCCAGCTCGTGGACAGCTTCGTGGTCTTGTTCGTGGCTTTCTACGTGTTCGGCAACTGGAGCTTCGACCAGGTGCTGGACGTGGCCAACACCAACTACTGGTATAAATTCGCCGCCGCTATTCTGCTCACGCCCGTGCTCTACCTGGCCCACTTCCTGATTGACCGATACCTGGGCGCGGAAGAAACCGTGGAGCTGCAGCAGGAAGCCGCTGCCGACGTGAGCGTGTAA
- the trpS gene encoding tryptophan--tRNA ligase — MSRILTGIQSTGRPHLGNLLGAILPAIELSKSAANESLYFIADLHSLTTVRDAELLRQNTYAVAAAWLACGFDTEKNLFYRQSDVPQVTELTWYLSCFTPYPMLANAHSFKDKSDRLSDVNAGLFTYPVLMAADILLYDADIVPVGKDQIQHLEIARDIASTFNNRYGETFVLPQARVDAELMTIPGLDGQKMSKSYGNIIDIFQDDKALLKTIRSIVSDSTPLEDPKNPDTDTTFKLFSLLAAPSEVEEMRQNYLRGGYGYGHAKTALYEVIRTRFAQEREQFTFYIRNLPEVDKRLAEGARKAQAYGSEVLNKVREKVGYGRR; from the coding sequence ATGTCCCGCATCCTGACCGGCATTCAGAGCACCGGCCGCCCCCATTTGGGCAACCTGCTCGGCGCCATCCTGCCCGCCATTGAGCTGTCGAAATCGGCGGCCAATGAGTCCCTGTACTTTATTGCCGACCTGCACTCCCTGACCACCGTGCGCGACGCGGAGTTGCTGCGTCAGAACACCTACGCGGTGGCCGCCGCCTGGCTGGCCTGCGGCTTCGACACCGAGAAAAACCTGTTCTACCGCCAGTCGGATGTGCCCCAGGTGACGGAGCTGACCTGGTATCTGTCGTGCTTTACGCCCTACCCGATGCTGGCCAACGCCCACTCGTTTAAGGACAAGTCGGACCGGCTCTCGGACGTGAATGCGGGCCTGTTTACCTACCCCGTGCTCATGGCGGCCGACATTTTGCTCTACGACGCCGACATCGTGCCCGTGGGTAAGGACCAGATTCAGCACCTGGAAATTGCCCGCGACATTGCCTCCACCTTCAACAACCGCTACGGCGAAACCTTCGTGCTGCCCCAGGCCCGCGTGGATGCCGAGCTGATGACCATTCCCGGCCTTGACGGGCAGAAGATGAGCAAGAGCTACGGCAACATCATCGACATTTTCCAGGACGACAAGGCTTTGCTCAAAACCATCCGCAGCATCGTCTCGGACAGCACCCCGCTGGAAGACCCCAAAAATCCGGATACCGACACCACTTTCAAGCTGTTTTCCCTGCTGGCTGCGCCAAGTGAAGTAGAGGAAATGCGCCAGAACTACCTGCGCGGCGGCTACGGCTACGGCCACGCCAAAACGGCCCTCTACGAAGTTATCCGCACCCGTTTTGCCCAGGAGCGGGAGCAGTTCACCTTCTACATCCGCAACCTGCCCGAAGTCGATAAGCGCCTGGCCGAAGGCGCCCGCAAAGCCCAGGCCTACGGCAGCGAAGTGCTGAACAAAGTCCGGGAAAAAGTGGGCTACGGCAGAAGATAA
- a CDS encoding CaiB/BaiF CoA transferase family protein translates to MPLSSSAAPLAAPLPFADLRVLELASVLAGPQVGQFFAELGATVLKVEAPAGDVTRTWKTRAEAAATDVSAYFSCANWGKQSVVLDLTTEAGKAQVQRLAARADVVIASYKPGDAEKLGVDYNTLQLQNPQLIYAHLTGYGPTVARAGYDAVLQAEAGFMYLNAQPGQEPQKMPVALIDLLAAHQLKEGLLTALYHRCRSGQGSLVQVFLLDSALASLANQAATWLVTGHDPQPLGSGHPSIVPYGTVYRAGNGRSLVLAVGADRQFRHLCQALSRPEWAQDARFQTNEARVAHRAALESLLQARMAEVNGDELLAALEQLGVPAGAVRTVGEALARESGQEMLLPAGEAGFAGLRTVAFQSSSWPRAASLAPPPHLGEHSAAAIADQE, encoded by the coding sequence ATGCCGCTTTCCAGTTCTGCCGCGCCCCTTGCCGCCCCCTTACCGTTTGCCGACCTACGGGTGCTGGAGCTGGCCAGCGTGCTGGCCGGGCCCCAGGTAGGGCAGTTTTTTGCCGAGCTGGGCGCCACTGTGCTCAAGGTAGAAGCCCCGGCCGGCGACGTCACCCGCACCTGGAAAACCCGCGCCGAAGCCGCCGCCACCGACGTGTCGGCCTACTTCAGCTGCGCCAACTGGGGCAAGCAGTCGGTGGTGCTGGACCTGACCACCGAAGCCGGTAAGGCCCAGGTGCAGCGGCTGGCCGCCCGCGCCGACGTGGTAATAGCCAGCTACAAGCCCGGCGACGCCGAAAAGCTGGGTGTGGACTACAACACTCTCCAACTGCAGAATCCCCAGCTGATTTATGCCCACCTCACCGGCTACGGCCCCACCGTGGCCCGGGCCGGCTACGACGCGGTGCTGCAGGCCGAGGCGGGCTTTATGTACCTCAACGCCCAGCCCGGGCAGGAGCCCCAGAAAATGCCCGTCGCCCTGATTGATCTGCTGGCCGCCCACCAGCTCAAGGAAGGCTTGCTCACGGCCCTCTACCACCGCTGCCGCAGCGGCCAGGGCAGCCTGGTACAAGTTTTCTTGCTCGACAGTGCCCTGGCTTCGTTGGCCAACCAGGCCGCCACCTGGCTCGTCACGGGCCACGACCCCCAGCCCCTGGGTTCGGGCCACCCCAGCATCGTGCCCTACGGCACCGTGTACCGGGCCGGCAACGGCCGCAGCCTGGTACTGGCCGTGGGCGCCGACCGGCAGTTTCGCCACCTCTGCCAGGCCCTGAGCCGGCCGGAGTGGGCCCAGGATGCCCGGTTCCAGACCAATGAAGCCCGGGTAGCCCACCGCGCGGCGCTGGAAAGCCTGCTGCAGGCCCGCATGGCGGAAGTAAACGGCGACGAGCTGCTGGCGGCATTGGAACAGCTCGGCGTGCCGGCCGGGGCGGTGCGCACGGTGGGGGAGGCCCTGGCCCGGGAGTCGGGGCAGGAGATGCTGCTGCCGGCGGGGGAAGCCGGTTTTGCGGGGCTGCGCACGGTGGCTTTTCAGAGCAGCAGCTGGCCCCGGGCTGCGTCGTTGGCCCCGCCGCCCCACCTGGGCGAGCATAGCGCGGCGGCAATTGCAGACCAGGAATAA
- a CDS encoding DEAD/DEAH box helicase, whose translation MNYLNATPIQEQAIPKIIEGKDLIACAQTGTGKTAAYLLPLLDKISHAKHGTTSTLILVPTRELATQIDEQVTGFGYFVEASSIAIYGGGKSENWEQQKRALTSGADIIIATPGRLIAHLQMGYVKFDQIKYLVLDEADKMMDMGFSDDILNIVRQLPKQRQTLLFSATMPNKIRDFSKQILNEPEEIRLAVSKPAAGIDQQFYMAFDRQKIHLLEHLLKTQEVQSMVLFTSQKAAVAGIVRAINKLGYVAQGISSDRTQEEREQIMRDFKNKQFPILVATDVLSRGIDIDSLSHVVNYDIPRAAEDYVHRIGRTARAATKGTAITFIADQDQDRVLKIEKLIEREVEKQSITEALGLGEAPEFDPKRFSGLRGKIGGRPERGGRSGGGSRGPRPEGGAPRGEGGRPPRRDADPKDPKHKERIANAQAALAAIDAGGAPAVPYQRPPRPEGEARPPREPRAPRPEGEARPPREPRAPRPEGEAPRAPRAEGEGGDKPKRRKRGGRNRSGRGPRPEGSTETTPQAAPAAPSAE comes from the coding sequence ATGAATTACCTGAATGCCACGCCCATCCAGGAGCAGGCCATTCCCAAAATTATTGAAGGCAAAGACCTGATTGCCTGCGCCCAGACCGGCACCGGCAAAACTGCCGCCTACCTGCTGCCCCTGCTCGACAAGATTTCCCACGCCAAGCACGGCACCACCTCCACCCTGATTCTGGTGCCCACGCGCGAGCTGGCCACCCAGATTGACGAACAGGTCACGGGCTTCGGCTACTTCGTGGAGGCCAGCAGCATTGCCATTTACGGCGGCGGCAAAAGCGAGAACTGGGAGCAGCAGAAGCGCGCCCTCACCAGCGGGGCCGACATTATCATTGCCACGCCCGGCCGGCTGATTGCCCACTTGCAGATGGGCTACGTCAAGTTTGACCAGATCAAGTACCTGGTGCTCGACGAGGCCGACAAGATGATGGACATGGGCTTCTCGGACGATATTCTCAACATCGTGCGCCAGCTGCCCAAGCAGCGGCAGACGCTGCTGTTCTCGGCCACGATGCCCAACAAAATCCGGGACTTCTCGAAGCAGATTCTCAACGAGCCCGAGGAAATCCGCCTGGCCGTATCCAAGCCCGCCGCCGGCATCGACCAGCAGTTCTACATGGCCTTCGACCGCCAGAAGATTCACCTGCTCGAACACCTACTCAAGACCCAGGAAGTACAGAGCATGGTGCTCTTCACCTCCCAGAAGGCCGCCGTGGCCGGCATCGTGCGGGCCATCAATAAGCTGGGCTACGTGGCCCAGGGCATCAGCTCGGACCGCACCCAGGAAGAGCGGGAGCAGATCATGCGCGACTTCAAGAACAAGCAGTTCCCGATTCTGGTAGCCACCGACGTACTCAGCCGCGGCATTGATATCGACTCGCTGAGCCACGTGGTGAACTACGACATCCCGCGCGCCGCCGAGGATTACGTGCACCGCATTGGCCGCACGGCCCGCGCCGCTACCAAGGGCACGGCCATTACCTTCATTGCCGACCAGGATCAGGACCGCGTCCTTAAGATTGAGAAGCTCATTGAGCGCGAGGTCGAAAAGCAAAGCATCACCGAGGCCCTGGGCCTGGGCGAGGCGCCCGAGTTTGACCCCAAACGCTTCAGCGGCCTGCGCGGCAAGATTGGCGGCCGGCCCGAGCGGGGTGGCCGTTCCGGCGGCGGCAGCCGCGGCCCCCGGCCCGAAGGTGGGGCTCCCCGGGGCGAAGGCGGCCGCCCGCCCCGCCGCGACGCCGACCCGAAAGACCCAAAGCACAAGGAGCGCATTGCCAACGCCCAGGCCGCGCTAGCCGCCATTGATGCGGGCGGGGCTCCGGCTGTGCCCTACCAGCGCCCGCCGCGCCCCGAGGGGGAAGCCCGCCCCCCGCGCGAGCCCCGGGCGCCCCGCCCCGAAGGTGAAGCCCGTCCACCCCGGGAGCCCCGCGCCCCGCGGCCGGAAGGTGAAGCCCCCCGTGCCCCCCGGGCTGAGGGGGAAGGCGGCGACAAGCCCAAGCGCCGCAAGCGCGGCGGCCGTAACCGTAGCGGCCGCGGCCCCCGCCCCGAAGGCTCCACCGAAACGACTCCGCAGGCTGCCCCCGCCGCGCCCAGCGCCGAGTAG
- a CDS encoding DUF5686 and carboxypeptidase-like regulatory domain-containing protein yields MKFFFSLLLLTLGLLTHLTPGLAQQLVLSGQITEAATGQPVPFASVFVKGSTVGTTANDNGRYQLSLAQPIDSISASAMGFRPKSRAVGRQPRQTINLALPSAAVSLGEVVVRSTENPAFTILRRVQQHKRQNDKARLEAFEFDSYNRIEASLSDITDRLARRKVIRDMTELAGSMGEMERNAQGRPTVPVFGSEVVSRYYVRHRPVREREEIRHSQLYGAAPRDGTVLSQLLGSSFQDYDFYPNWQVVMGKDFISPIADGWRITYDYDLEDSVMVGQDRCYQLKVFPRRAQDLAFTGRIWITTGTYALRKLDLTVDPKANINFVDQIRIQQELTPTAAGPWLPSRTQVVVGLKPTPKQTGLLVRFTTINSAFVVQKPRELAFYDQPLATAADALKVPAGFWAQNRPDTLSAQEARTLTVLDSVGKLPSVRTFLEVADLVVNGYQPLGKRELVEFGPVAYSYNWNNVEGNRLRAGLRTTPNLSPDWLAQGYVAYGTRDGEFKYGVSADRIVNRPNWTVLSLKHSRDVDLVALLDNDIALESPLFEVAARFGNIKPLLPLWREVTSVSAQSDLFHNFTQKVTLRHQRFDPLYNFAYYTGPDQTPAAPTAHRFQLSEVVLESRYAPGEVLVQNQNHRTAVGLMKWPVFTLRYTAGLNNVLGSDFAYHKLNLAVSQSLPLGQLGRTEYVLDAGYIPSTVPYPVLKAHLGNESPIYTSNAYNLMGYFEFVSDRYVSLHAEHYFEGLLINSVPLLKKLDWRLVATGNVLQGSLREANRSTTPLIDASGLPTPTFRALGAAPYVEVGYGVENILKFIRVDFLHRLTYRDLPDVRTFGVKVCAQFKL; encoded by the coding sequence ATGAAATTCTTTTTCTCGCTGCTCCTGCTCACGCTGGGCCTGCTCACGCACCTGACGCCTGGCCTAGCGCAGCAGCTGGTCCTTAGCGGCCAAATCACCGAGGCCGCCACCGGGCAGCCCGTGCCGTTTGCCTCGGTCTTCGTGAAGGGCAGCACCGTGGGCACCACCGCCAACGACAACGGCCGCTACCAACTCAGCCTGGCCCAGCCCATCGACTCAATTTCGGCCTCGGCCATGGGCTTCCGGCCCAAGAGCCGGGCTGTGGGGCGGCAGCCCCGCCAAACTATTAACCTGGCCCTGCCCTCGGCGGCCGTGTCGCTGGGCGAAGTGGTGGTGCGCTCCACCGAAAACCCGGCCTTCACCATTCTGCGCCGGGTGCAGCAGCACAAGCGCCAGAACGACAAGGCCCGGCTCGAGGCCTTCGAGTTCGACAGCTACAACCGCATTGAGGCCTCGCTGTCGGATATTACCGACCGGCTGGCCCGGCGCAAGGTTATCCGTGACATGACCGAGCTGGCCGGCTCGATGGGGGAGATGGAGCGTAACGCCCAGGGCCGGCCCACCGTGCCCGTGTTCGGCTCGGAAGTAGTGTCGCGCTACTACGTGCGCCACCGGCCGGTGCGGGAGCGGGAAGAAATCCGCCACTCCCAGCTCTACGGGGCCGCCCCGCGCGACGGTACGGTGTTGTCGCAGCTGCTGGGTTCCTCGTTTCAGGACTACGACTTCTACCCCAACTGGCAGGTGGTGATGGGCAAGGACTTTATTTCTCCCATTGCCGACGGCTGGCGCATTACCTACGACTACGACCTGGAAGACTCGGTAATGGTGGGGCAGGACCGCTGCTACCAGCTCAAAGTGTTTCCGCGCCGGGCCCAGGATCTGGCCTTCACCGGCCGCATCTGGATTACGACCGGCACCTACGCCCTGCGCAAGCTGGATCTGACCGTGGACCCCAAGGCCAACATCAACTTCGTGGACCAGATCCGGATTCAGCAGGAGCTCACGCCCACCGCCGCCGGGCCCTGGCTGCCGAGCCGCACGCAAGTCGTGGTAGGCCTCAAGCCCACGCCCAAGCAAACCGGCCTGCTGGTGCGCTTTACTACCATCAACTCGGCCTTCGTGGTGCAAAAGCCCCGGGAGCTGGCCTTCTACGACCAGCCCCTGGCTACCGCCGCCGACGCGCTGAAGGTGCCGGCTGGCTTCTGGGCCCAAAACCGCCCCGATACGCTCTCGGCCCAGGAAGCCCGCACCCTCACCGTGCTCGACTCGGTGGGCAAGCTGCCCTCGGTCCGCACCTTTCTGGAAGTGGCCGACCTGGTCGTGAATGGTTACCAGCCCCTGGGCAAGCGGGAGCTGGTGGAGTTTGGGCCCGTGGCCTACAGCTACAACTGGAATAACGTGGAAGGCAACCGCCTGCGCGCCGGCCTGCGCACCACGCCCAACCTGAGCCCCGACTGGCTGGCCCAGGGCTATGTGGCCTACGGTACCCGCGACGGGGAATTCAAGTACGGTGTGTCGGCCGACCGGATTGTGAACCGGCCCAACTGGACGGTGCTCAGCCTCAAGCACAGCCGCGACGTGGATCTGGTGGCCCTGCTCGACAACGATATTGCCCTGGAAAGCCCCCTGTTTGAGGTGGCGGCCCGCTTCGGCAACATCAAGCCCCTGCTGCCCCTGTGGCGGGAGGTAACCAGCGTCTCGGCCCAGTCCGACCTGTTTCACAACTTCACCCAGAAGGTGACCCTGCGCCACCAGCGCTTCGACCCGCTCTACAACTTTGCCTACTACACCGGCCCCGACCAAACGCCGGCCGCGCCCACGGCCCACCGCTTTCAGCTCTCGGAAGTGGTGCTCGAGTCGCGCTACGCCCCGGGCGAAGTGCTGGTGCAGAACCAGAACCACCGCACGGCCGTGGGCCTGATGAAGTGGCCGGTGTTTACGCTGCGCTACACGGCCGGCCTCAACAACGTACTCGGCAGCGACTTCGCCTACCACAAGCTGAATCTGGCCGTGAGCCAAAGTCTGCCCCTGGGCCAGCTGGGCCGCACCGAATACGTCCTCGACGCGGGCTACATCCCCAGCACGGTGCCCTACCCGGTGCTCAAGGCCCACCTCGGCAACGAGTCGCCCATCTACACCTCCAACGCCTACAACCTGATGGGCTACTTCGAATTCGTCAGTGACCGGTACGTGTCTTTGCACGCCGAGCACTATTTCGAAGGCCTGCTCATCAACTCGGTGCCCCTGCTCAAAAAGCTGGACTGGCGCCTGGTAGCCACCGGCAATGTACTGCAAGGCAGCCTGCGCGAGGCTAACCGCAGCACCACGCCCCTCATCGACGCCAGCGGCCTGCCCACGCCCACCTTCCGGGCCCTGGGCGCCGCGCCCTACGTGGAGGTGGGCTACGGGGTCGAAAACATCCTCAAGTTCATCCGCGTCGACTTCCTGCACCGCCTCACCTACCGCGACCTGCCCGACGTGCGCACCTTCGGCGTCAAAGTCTGCGCCCAGTTCAAGCTCTAG
- a CDS encoding glutathione peroxidase: MRLSKSGGRGKVLASPPTQDAPVPFYELAGALNTGQELDFSQLKGKRVLLVNTASNCGYTNQYEELQQLSEQFADDLVILGFPANDFKEQEQADDHAIQQFCQVNFGVSFPLMKKSVVVKQATQNPVYQWLTQARQNGWNEQAPDWNFSKYLVSADGRLTHYFGPAVSPLSETIISHLQQ; encoded by the coding sequence ATGCGCCTCTCCAAGTCGGGCGGCCGCGGCAAGGTACTGGCAAGCCCACCCACCCAGGACGCGCCCGTGCCGTTCTACGAGCTGGCCGGCGCGCTCAATACGGGTCAGGAACTGGATTTCTCCCAACTGAAGGGCAAGCGGGTGCTGCTGGTGAATACCGCTTCCAACTGTGGCTACACCAACCAGTACGAGGAGCTACAGCAGCTTTCCGAGCAGTTTGCCGACGACCTGGTCATCCTGGGCTTTCCGGCCAACGATTTCAAGGAGCAGGAGCAGGCCGACGACCATGCTATTCAGCAGTTTTGCCAGGTTAATTTCGGCGTGTCGTTTCCGCTGATGAAAAAAAGCGTGGTCGTCAAACAAGCAACGCAAAACCCGGTTTACCAGTGGTTGACCCAAGCCCGGCAGAACGGCTGGAACGAGCAGGCGCCCGACTGGAACTTCTCCAAATACTTGGTTAGTGCCGACGGCCGCCTGACTCACTATTTTGGGCCGGCCGTCTCACCCCTGAGCGAAACTATCATCAGCCACCTCCAACAGTAA
- a CDS encoding SseB family protein — protein sequence MESSVPRSFIDDLVSYFDQKQEMQAAYFAFLYSSVSQTHDLFLGVEHTGDLDGIKKMSLFIKQMYLPQAPMFFASSQEDAELFATVREQGLPFFSRQQERGIEQELLKGLFDQQRDRAELVGAVRDQGVYALVHKAQLEHKQLVIQSFSKDGEEFTPLFTSPDMLPLGGIGAPPAGVVLARLVWSKHLAGAAPRPVVLNPDTAFEAKFEL from the coding sequence ATGGAATCTTCCGTGCCCCGCAGCTTTATTGATGATCTGGTCAGCTATTTCGACCAAAAACAGGAAATGCAGGCGGCCTATTTTGCCTTTCTCTACAGCTCCGTCAGCCAAACCCACGACCTGTTTCTGGGCGTCGAGCACACGGGTGACCTGGACGGCATCAAAAAGATGAGCTTGTTTATCAAGCAGATGTATCTGCCCCAGGCGCCGATGTTCTTTGCCTCGTCCCAGGAAGATGCCGAGCTGTTTGCCACCGTGCGGGAGCAGGGCCTGCCGTTTTTCAGCCGGCAGCAGGAGCGGGGTATCGAGCAGGAGTTGCTTAAGGGTCTGTTTGACCAGCAGCGCGACCGGGCTGAGTTGGTCGGAGCCGTTCGGGACCAAGGCGTGTATGCCTTGGTGCATAAGGCTCAGCTAGAGCACAAACAACTGGTGATACAGTCCTTTTCCAAAGACGGGGAAGAGTTTACGCCCCTGTTTACCAGCCCCGATATGTTGCCGCTGGGTGGAATCGGCGCGCCGCCCGCCGGGGTGGTGCTGGCCCGCCTGGTGTGGAGCAAGCACCTGGCCGGGGCCGCACCCCGCCCGGTGGTCCTCAACCCGGATACAGCCTTCGAAGCTAAGTTTGAGTTGTAA
- the tssD gene encoding type VI secretion system tube protein TssD, with translation MASFYAELHLEGVAIPMLQCSYSFQQTTDARGRVAARVRQGPLQLLLDVPDDGAELLLSWAATPFKPLAGQVIFYDDSQARLPRETISFAAGQCVHYEEAFRASDAENGAYTCQLTITAPEFELLAGGPAAPALAAIGGAKLPSLAAVPSLALAAAAAVASPAAAAKAFVAEYTLTEFAKTIKGAKHMQPPEVIEQIYGLFNAASAASAPGKPSVPHWKAVEDLVRSSYYVDPDDGKTKPLNDHWPPANGGYQRQNVQLKKGDVFDRYQGDVFDKKVDPVKGRVDLEPGDEFDVTFAGTFLSPIGQEGTPKVVQSFESRALDRAEDKYAFGYTVEILQDVPLDLVQGELAEVIPWYGQPGGGTQMRLTFPTTDPAGNNWKYEEWRQMQANNFAKITLNSSPSGDYKVLPNNRAKKLT, from the coding sequence ATGGCTTCCTTTTATGCTGAGCTTCATCTGGAAGGTGTTGCAATTCCGATGCTGCAGTGCTCCTACAGCTTCCAGCAGACCACCGATGCCCGGGGCCGGGTTGCGGCCCGGGTGCGGCAGGGGCCCCTGCAGCTGCTGCTCGACGTGCCCGACGACGGGGCCGAGCTGCTGCTGAGCTGGGCCGCCACGCCCTTCAAACCCCTGGCCGGTCAAGTCATTTTCTACGACGACTCCCAGGCCCGCCTGCCGCGCGAAACCATTTCCTTTGCCGCCGGCCAGTGCGTGCACTACGAGGAAGCGTTCCGCGCCTCCGACGCCGAAAACGGGGCCTATACCTGCCAGCTGACCATTACCGCGCCCGAGTTTGAGCTGCTGGCCGGCGGCCCGGCGGCCCCGGCTTTGGCGGCCATCGGCGGGGCCAAGCTGCCGAGCCTGGCCGCCGTGCCCTCCCTGGCCCTGGCGGCGGCAGCAGCAGTAGCTTCTCCGGCCGCCGCGGCCAAGGCTTTTGTGGCGGAATACACTCTGACTGAGTTTGCCAAAACTATCAAGGGCGCCAAGCACATGCAGCCGCCGGAGGTTATTGAGCAAATCTATGGGCTCTTTAACGCGGCTTCGGCCGCTTCGGCCCCAGGCAAGCCCTCAGTACCACATTGGAAAGCCGTAGAAGATTTGGTGCGCAGCAGTTACTACGTAGATCCGGACGACGGTAAAACTAAACCGCTGAACGACCATTGGCCCCCGGCCAATGGCGGGTATCAGCGGCAAAACGTGCAATTGAAAAAAGGCGACGTTTTTGACCGTTACCAGGGCGACGTTTTTGACAAAAAGGTTGACCCGGTTAAGGGCCGGGTTGATCTGGAGCCTGGGGACGAGTTTGATGTCACTTTCGCCGGTACGTTCCTGTCACCTATTGGCCAGGAAGGCACCCCGAAAGTGGTGCAGTCATTTGAGTCACGGGCCCTGGACAGGGCTGAAGACAAGTACGCTTTTGGCTACACCGTTGAGATTTTACAGGATGTGCCATTGGACTTGGTACAGGGGGAGCTAGCGGAAGTAATTCCCTGGTATGGCCAGCCCGGCGGCGGCACCCAGATGCGGTTAACTTTTCCCACTACTGACCCGGCTGGTAACAACTGGAAGTATGAGGAGTGGAGGCAGATGCAGGCCAACAACTTTGCCAAAATAACCCTGAACTCCTCGCCCAGCGGAGACTATAAAGTACTGCCTAATAACAGGGCAAAAAAGCTTACATGA